In Armatimonadota bacterium, the genomic stretch AACGAATGCATCCTTGGTGATTCCCGTCAAAACTTTGCGTTCACTCATGTCTAATAGACAAGCCTACGCCCACAACCGTATTCGGTTGCAGGCGTAGGACCCAAAAATTCTCGAGTGCCCGAGATATTTTTCTTACTTAGGCAGCGGCGAGAGCGATTTTCGTTTCTCGAAGGCTAACGTTCACTTCGATCTGTCCCACTCCCTCAAAGATGAGAGGAATGACCAGCGTCGGCGTGTTAAAGGTCGAGATTCGGATACTGTTTCCTCGAACCAGCGTGGGAGGTGTGATATTGCAAATCACTCCTTGGCCCGCAAAGATCGATGAGCTACTGCCCGTAATCATGTTTCCAAGCTCGGAGATTGCCGAAGCAACCAGCTGATCGAAAACTCGTGATGGCGCACCCATCATCAAGCTCGCAATCGCAAGCGCAGTGTCTTTGGACATGCTGTACATGACCAGGCCTTCAAGATCGCCATTCACTCCGCAGAGAATGTTCACCGGCAGCGCAGTAAACAACTCTGGTTTTGCGGATAGCTGACCTCTGGTCGGCTTCGCACCCATCATCATTTCTGCCACTGCCGAGGTCGCCTCGGCGAACGGCGCAACAAATTCAACTTTCATAAAACCCAATAACTCCTTTTGTTTGGTCGGCTGTTACTAGGCAGCATGTCGATTGATAACTTCTAGTACCTTATCGGCCTGGAAGGGCTTGACGATGAACTCTTTAGCTCCCGCCTGAAGGGCTTCAACCATTAAATTCTGTTGGCCCATTGCAGAGCACATCACGATTGTCGCGTTTGGGTCGGAAGCGCGGATGGCTTTCAGAGCCTCGATTCCGTCCATCTCGGGCATGGTGATGTCCATGGTGACCAGGTCTGGTTTGAGATCGTTGTAAAGCGAAACGGACTCAACTCCGTTTGCTGCTTCTCCAACGACTTCAAATCCGGCATCCGATAGGATGCGCTTGAGAGTGACTCGCATGAACAATGCGTCGTCTGTGATTAAGATGCGTTTAGCCATTTTTTCTCCTCGCTTGGTTTCTGATAGAAATACGGTTTCGGACACTCGTAGCCGATTTCCTTTGGATTGAAGATGCGTTCGCTACCCCCGATGAAGAGGTATCCACCAGGTCGCAACGCACCGTAGAATCGTCGGAAAATCTGCTCTTTTGCCTCGTCGACAAAGTAGATCAGAACATTCCGACAAACAATAAGGTCGTAGCCCGTGCCATAGCTGTCGGCAAGAAGGTTATGGCGTTGAAACGTCATGTACTTCTTCAGCTCGTCACTGACTGCGGCCCCCCGTGGCGTCTTGCTGAAGTATTTTTGATACTCCTTCGGAACGTCACGAAACTCTGTGCCGAACAACACCCCTTCCTGGGCTTGTTGCATTGCCGCGGCATCGATGTCCGTGCAGACAATGCGATGCGGCTTTCGGGGAGCATGAACGTCGAGGATCGAGGCAAGGCTGTAAGCCTCCGCACCCGTCGAGCATCCGGCACTCCAAACCTTGAGCGGCTTTCCGGCTTTTAACAAATCTGTTCGCATGAAGTGCTCCAGTTGCACCCAATGTTCCGGATTGCGGAACACTTCGGTGACATTGATCGCCAGGCGATCCAGGAACCATTCTCTTGCTTCTCGATCTTTGAGCACTAAATCGCAAAGCTCTTCAAAGCTCTTGAGCTTGCGCTGATCGATCAACATCAGCATTCGCCTGGTCAACTGATCTTGCTTGTAGTCGTTGAAGTTGATCCCTGCGACCGCATTGAAGCGGCGGTAGAAATCTTGAAACTGTTTTTCGTTAGGCTGCTGCACGTCTTCCTCCCTGTAGTCCAGCCACGATCGCCATGTATAGCTCGTGGGCAGGGAACTCGCCGTCTACTGCTCCAGCTTCTTTAGCCGAGCGCGGCATCCCGTAGACGGTGCAGGTCTCGGCGGATTCTCCGAGAATCATGCCGCCCGCCTTCTTGACTGCTTGGGCTCCGGCGGTTCCATCCCGTCCCATCCCGGTCATGATCACGCCGAGCGCCCGATCACCCAAATACTTTGCACCAGATTCAAACAGGTAGTCAGCGCAAGGCTTCACGCCGAGCCGATCTGGAGCATCGTTAAATTTGAGAGAGCTTTCTGAAGCAAACTCCAAGTGCATGCCGCCTTGCGCCAGCAGCGCGACTCCCGGTTCCAATTTGTCTCCGTCCTGGGCTTCGCGGACCTTGAATGAACCTGCCCCGTCGAGCCGGTGCGCCAGACTCTTAGTGAACCCGACAGGCATGTGCTGAACGATGACACATGGCACTCGCATACTCTTCGGTAGCGTTTCAAACAGCGTCATCAACGCCTTTGGACCGCCAGTCGAGGAAGCAATCAGCAGGACTTTGTTCGACTCAACAGCCTTGAGTTTCGGTGCCGAACCGAGTGGTGCCCGGTTGGACATCTTCGCCTGTGCTGCGGTGCGGACCTTGGGGATCAACTCCTTAAAGGTCTGATCCATTGACTCGGCGGTGATTTGAGTCGGCTTCGCAATGAAATCAATCGCACCGATTTCAAGGGCAGTCATCGTTGCCTTTGTGCCCACGGCGGTTAGCGTCGAACACATGACTACCGGCGTCGGGGCTTCCCGCATCACTTCCTGCAGGGCAATCAACCCGTTCTTATTAGGCATTTCGATGTCAAGCGTAATGACATCTGGTTTCAGCAATCGAACATTAGCAAGGACTTCGTCACCACTCGCCGCGGTTCCCACAACCTCCATATCGCCGGCTTTGTTGATAGCATCGCAAATCACTCGGCGCATGAAGATTGAGTCATCGACAACCAAGACCTTGATCATGCTGCTCTCCTCTCGACACCTTGCAACTCATCGCACTGAGAGATTGCACAATCAAGCATCTCGTTAAGTTCGTCCATCGTCAATCCGACCCGCTCAAACGCCTCTTGATCTAATTGATAGATCTGACCAAACGCCCCTTCGTTGATGCCTCGCTCCCTAACCATAAAGTCAGCGACGTGGATCAAATCAGCAATCGGATCTGGACATTCAGGCAAGCTCGGCTGGTGATGAAAACGGATCGCGCTCCCGTAAACCTTCGGCAGATTCCACACGTCGCAGAGTTCGGCTCCGACTTCGGCATGGTCAAACCCATAAACCTCGCGTTCAATCTCATCCAAGGGGCGTTGCTCCTTCTCGGCTCGGTTGACGAGGGACTCGAATTGACACTCCTTCCACACTGCAAAGACAACCGTGCCAAGATCGTGCAACAGTCCGATGCAGAACGGCAATTCGGCGTCTTGCATTTCCTTCTTGGTCGCCATCGACCGCACAAGGTATGCGGTGGTCAGTGAGTGGTTCCAAAGCAGGGTAGGGCTGATGCCTTTGCCGTTCAAGGCCTTGTGTAACCAAGGAAAGCTTGCTGCCACAAGCGACAAACTCTTGACTGTACGCATTCCGAGTACAACCACCGCGTCGGAAATGGATGTCACTTCGCGAGCCATTCCGTAGAAGGCCGAGTTAGCGAGCCGAAGAATTCTCACGGAGAGACTTGGATCTCGAGCCAAAGTTGCCGCAACGTGAATCGCACTCGAGTCCGCCAAGTCTGCGACTCGCATGACCTCAAATGCAACTTCTGGCATCGATGGCAACTCAGTAGTTTGCCGTAGTAATTGATTAAGCTGCGCGGACATGTTGACCCTCCCCGAACTTGTGTAGCAAGTTCATCTCCCGAGAACCACATGCCACGAATACCTCCCCTGACCCCAGGCACAATTGCGTGGACGTTGCCTGAGTTCCGCCGATCAGATCGGCTTCAAGGCGGGCATTGTGCTTGGTCAGGTTCTCGTGCAGAGCTTGGATGTTTCGCTCGCCAATGCTGAGATTCAAGCTAGCAGCTCCTGCGCCGAACTTAAAGACATTTGCGCCGCCTACAGCGACAAACTTGAGTCGACTCCGATTCGCTCCGGCGTTGATCAGCTCTTTGATCAAAGCAGGGATCGCCAAGTCCATGTAGCGCCCCGGAAGGTCGAGGTCCTTTCGTCCAGTGCTATCTGGCAGCACGACATGTGCAACTCCACCAACGTAACTTAGTGGGTCGTATGCCATGAGTCCGATGCAACTACCCAGGCCATGGCAACCTACCATCGGGGCCTTTCGCGCGACATATATCTCGCCCAATCGGGCGATCAAAATATCCTTTGTCTCCACTGTTACGCGGCCATCCCTAAGCCGAGGCGATCCCATAGTAGTTCGACCGACTCTTGACTCGGGATGAGCAGGAAGCTGCCCTTGACAGCCTCTTGGTCATCCCAGAGCTTAGTTTCGATAAACAGGGCAACTGCCTGCTCCGATGCCTCGGCGGCAATCGAGCCAAGGATCGAACCGAATGAATCGACCGCAAGCATCGGTGGCGTAGCGTTGCTAAACAATCCGGTGAAATCTGTAAATGCGGAAAGGAATGACCCGTTGATGATGTTTCCGACTTCAACGACGGAGCTCCATTCAAGTTCCGTGAGCTCATCGGCAGTCTCTGGTGCGGAGCCGATTAGCATTTGCCACAGTGCTTGACAACTTGGCCAGTCGAGGAAAAATGCCATGCGTCCATTGAAGTCGCCGTCCACTGCCATGTAGATCACAGCGTGAGTGTCGTCAACGTTATCGATCAGCTCGTGAACTCGGTCAAATGTGATCGGGCGAACCTGTGGAACAGAAATCAGGAAGTCTCGTCCGCAGACCGAAGCAAGGGCGCGTGCGGCGTGCCCCGTACCAATATTGGCAATCTCATTGAGAGCGCTCATGCGCATGTTCTGGTTCTCAATTGCCTGAACAATACTGATCGTGTTATCCGCCATGCGAAGGTGATTCCACAAAATTACTTGCTAGTAACACAGAATTTTGGGGATTGGTACACTGTTAGGGTTATGTCCGCTATCGACTTCGAACTGGTCCGGCACGCACTAGATGTTGCTGTGCAAAGCCAGATGAATGAAGTAGAGCTTGAAGTCGGCGCTGCGAAATTTTCCGCAGTGATCGAGAAAAAAGCGGCACCTAAGGTTGCACCCTCGCAGACCGTCGAAACTGCTGCACCCGCTGTCGTAGAAATTCAACCTTCCAGCAAACCGATCAAGGCAACATCGGTAGGGATATTCAGAACGGCCAAGGTGCCTTTGATTGCAGGAGCAACCGTCGAGAAGGGCGATGTGATCGGAACGATCTTCGCGCTTGGAATCTCCTCCGAAGTCCACTCTGCTATTGCCGGAACGATCTCTGACATCCTTGTTGAAGACGGTGACCCCGTCGAATATGGTCAGCCGATCATGGAGATCCTTATATGAGACGCGGCCAGACCCTCGTTGCGAGCCTCGCCGTCATAGCAATCATCGCGATCCTCGCCGTCGTTATGATGAAAGGTATGGGAGGCGCGGCACCAAAACCTAAAGCTGATGGTCGAGGAAAAACCGTGATGGGTAACGCGATGGCAACCGCCAATGATTCGGCGTGCCAAAGCAATTTGAGCCAGATGCGGCAGCTGATACAAGTCCAAAAAACCTCCGATGATGAGTTCAAGCCCACTTCACCCGCCGACATTCCTGGTGCGGCAAGCGTGAGTAAATGCCCGGTCGGCAAGGAAACCTATTTGGTCGACGAGCAGGGCAACGTCCATTGCCCCCACTTAGGACACGAGAAATACTGATGCTGAAAAAGGTTCTCATTGCAAACCGTGGCGAAATTGCCTGCCGTGCTATCCGCGCCTGCCGCGAACTGGGTATCGCTTCAGTAGCGATTTACAGCGAGGCAGACCGCGAAAGCCTTCACGTCAAGCTTGCCGACCAAGCCATCTGCGTCGGTGCCGGAAGCAACGGAGACTCTTATCTCAACCTCGCAAACGTTCTGATGGCTACCCAAATCAGCGGGGCTGAAGCTGTTCACCCTGGCTACGGATACTTCTCCGAGAGGGCAAACTTCGCGGTTGCACTAGAATCACTTGGAGTTAAGTTCATCGGACCTCCAACCGGAGCAATCGAGGCCATGGGCGACAAAGCCAGTGCCAAAAAAGCGGCTATCGAAGCCAACTGTCCTGTCGTGCCCGGCTCCGACGGCCCTGTCGCAAACGACAGCGAAGCCATTCAAGTCGCCGAAGAAATCGGCTATCCAGTGCTATTGAAGGCTGTCGCGGGTGGCGGCGGTCGGGGCATCCGCCGCGTCAACAACTCCGAGGAACTCAGCGGGCTCTGGAAAATGGCGACCGCCGAAGCCCAAGCCTCCTTCGGCTCGGGTGAAATGCTGGTCGAAAAATTCGTTCTCAATCCCCGCCACGTCGAAATTCAGGTCTTCGGCGACAGCTATGGAAACATGGTCTACCTTGGAGAGCGAGAGTGCTCGATACAGAACCTGCGTCACCAGAAGCTCGTCGAAGAAGCCCCCTACGCCGACCTGCCTCCCGAGGTCCGAAAGAGCATGGGAGAGGCTGCTGTCAGGGTCGCAAGCAGCGTTGGATATCAAAATGCGGGAACAGTTGAGTTCCTTGTCGACACCGATTTCAACTACTACTTCTTGGAGATGAACACTCGCCTACAAGTTGAGCACCCCGTGACCGAAGAGATCACTGGAATCGACCTGATGCAACTCATGCTCCGCACCACCAGCGGCGAAAAGCTCCCTTTCACCCAAGCCGATATCAAGCTAAAAGGTCACGCGATCGAAGCTCGGATCACCGCCCAAGACCCCGACAACGACTTCTCGCCTTCTACCGGAAAAATCACTGGCTGGCGCGCGCCAATGGGTCGCGGAGTTCGTATGGAATCCCACTGTTACGCCGGACTGACGGTTACTCCTTTCTATGATCCCCTCCTCGCCAAACTCATCGTCCGAGGCGAAACCCGAGCAGAGGCAGTGAGCAAACTCCAAGCCGCGCTACATGAATTTGAAGTGGAGGGCATCGCCACGAATATCCCATTCCTGCGTCGGCTAGCGGCCACACCTTCCTATGTCGCGGGTAACTTCGACACGGGATTCGTGCCGAAGTTCCTCGACGGTGAGGCCGTTTGAGCACCCCCTTTAGCTTCCGCCGAGTCGCCCGCGAGTGCGCTCTTCGCGCAATCTACACTTGCGAGTTGTCGCAGGTCTCCATCGATGACGCCCTTGAACTGACGTTCGATGCATTTCATGACGAGGAACAGCTAGATGATCTCACAAAGGGCGTCGACTATCCCGACGCCACCCTCGACCTCGTATTCCGCTTCGCTCGAGCTTTAGCAAAGGGAGCTTGGCAACACCGTGTTGGCCTCGACCGGACCATCTCCGCAGCAATCCCTGACTACGATTACAATCGTCTTGCCTCGGTGGATCGAAATGTGATGCGCCTGGCTCTTCACGAACTTCACGACTACCCTTATATCCCGCCTGCGGTGACGATCAACGAAGCCGTCGAAATGGCGAAGAAGTACAGCACTGCCGAGAGCGGCAAATTCGTCAACGGCGTCCTCGGTACCGTGCTGAAGCAAACCCTCAAAGCCAACTTCGACCCAAAAACCGCCCCCGCTGACCCAGATCTAGGCGAAGCCGAGCGCATCTTCCGCGCCCCAAAAGTCGAGCCAGAAGAGGAAACCATCGAAGCCGATTCCGAACAAGGAAAGCTTGTCAA encodes the following:
- a CDS encoding chemotaxis protein CheX, coding for MKVEFVAPFAEATSAVAEMMMGAKPTRGQLSAKPELFTALPVNILCGVNGDLEGLVMYSMSKDTALAIASLMMGAPSRVFDQLVASAISELGNMITGSSSSIFAGQGVICNITPPTLVRGNSIRISTFNTPTLVIPLIFEGVGQIEVNVSLRETKIALAAA
- a CDS encoding response regulator; translated protein: MAKRILITDDALFMRVTLKRILSDAGFEVVGEAANGVESVSLYNDLKPDLVTMDITMPEMDGIEALKAIRASDPNATIVMCSAMGQQNLMVEALQAGAKEFIVKPFQADKVLEVINRHAA
- a CDS encoding protein-glutamate O-methyltransferase CheR: MQQPNEKQFQDFYRRFNAVAGINFNDYKQDQLTRRMLMLIDQRKLKSFEELCDLVLKDREAREWFLDRLAINVTEVFRNPEHWVQLEHFMRTDLLKAGKPLKVWSAGCSTGAEAYSLASILDVHAPRKPHRIVCTDIDAAAMQQAQEGVLFGTEFRDVPKEYQKYFSKTPRGAAVSDELKKYMTFQRHNLLADSYGTGYDLIVCRNVLIYFVDEAKEQIFRRFYGALRPGGYLFIGGSERIFNPKEIGYECPKPYFYQKPSEEKKWLNAS
- a CDS encoding chemotaxis response regulator protein-glutamate methylesterase, whose product is MIKVLVVDDSIFMRRVICDAINKAGDMEVVGTAASGDEVLANVRLLKPDVITLDIEMPNKNGLIALQEVMREAPTPVVMCSTLTAVGTKATMTALEIGAIDFIAKPTQITAESMDQTFKELIPKVRTAAQAKMSNRAPLGSAPKLKAVESNKVLLIASSTGGPKALMTLFETLPKSMRVPCVIVQHMPVGFTKSLAHRLDGAGSFKVREAQDGDKLEPGVALLAQGGMHLEFASESSLKFNDAPDRLGVKPCADYLFESGAKYLGDRALGVIMTGMGRDGTAGAQAVKKAGGMILGESAETCTVYGMPRSAKEAGAVDGEFPAHELYMAIVAGLQGGRRAAA
- a CDS encoding HDOD domain-containing protein is translated as MPEVAFEVMRVADLADSSAIHVAATLARDPSLSVRILRLANSAFYGMAREVTSISDAVVVLGMRTVKSLSLVAASFPWLHKALNGKGISPTLLWNHSLTTAYLVRSMATKKEMQDAELPFCIGLLHDLGTVVFAVWKECQFESLVNRAEKEQRPLDEIEREVYGFDHAEVGAELCDVWNLPKVYGSAIRFHHQPSLPECPDPIADLIHVADFMVRERGINEGAFGQIYQLDQEAFERVGLTMDELNEMLDCAISQCDELQGVERRAA
- a CDS encoding chemotaxis protein CheD produces the protein MAYDPLSYVGGVAHVVLPDSTGRKDLDLPGRYMDLAIPALIKELINAGANRSRLKFVAVGGANVFKFGAGAASLNLSIGERNIQALHENLTKHNARLEADLIGGTQATSTQLCLGSGEVFVACGSREMNLLHKFGEGQHVRAA
- a CDS encoding chemotaxis protein CheC, giving the protein MADNTISIVQAIENQNMRMSALNEIANIGTGHAARALASVCGRDFLISVPQVRPITFDRVHELIDNVDDTHAVIYMAVDGDFNGRMAFFLDWPSCQALWQMLIGSAPETADELTELEWSSVVEVGNIINGSFLSAFTDFTGLFSNATPPMLAVDSFGSILGSIAAEASEQAVALFIETKLWDDQEAVKGSFLLIPSQESVELLWDRLGLGMAA
- a CDS encoding biotin/lipoyl-containing protein, translating into MSAIDFELVRHALDVAVQSQMNEVELEVGAAKFSAVIEKKAAPKVAPSQTVETAAPAVVEIQPSSKPIKATSVGIFRTAKVPLIAGATVEKGDVIGTIFALGISSEVHSAIAGTISDILVEDGDPVEYGQPIMEILI
- a CDS encoding acetyl-CoA carboxylase biotin carboxylase subunit, with the protein product MLKKVLIANRGEIACRAIRACRELGIASVAIYSEADRESLHVKLADQAICVGAGSNGDSYLNLANVLMATQISGAEAVHPGYGYFSERANFAVALESLGVKFIGPPTGAIEAMGDKASAKKAAIEANCPVVPGSDGPVANDSEAIQVAEEIGYPVLLKAVAGGGGRGIRRVNNSEELSGLWKMATAEAQASFGSGEMLVEKFVLNPRHVEIQVFGDSYGNMVYLGERECSIQNLRHQKLVEEAPYADLPPEVRKSMGEAAVRVASSVGYQNAGTVEFLVDTDFNYYFLEMNTRLQVEHPVTEEITGIDLMQLMLRTTSGEKLPFTQADIKLKGHAIEARITAQDPDNDFSPSTGKITGWRAPMGRGVRMESHCYAGLTVTPFYDPLLAKLIVRGETRAEAVSKLQAALHEFEVEGIATNIPFLRRLAATPSYVAGNFDTGFVPKFLDGEAV
- the nusB gene encoding transcription antitermination factor NusB gives rise to the protein MSTPFSFRRVARECALRAIYTCELSQVSIDDALELTFDAFHDEEQLDDLTKGVDYPDATLDLVFRFARALAKGAWQHRVGLDRTISAAIPDYDYNRLASVDRNVMRLALHELHDYPYIPPAVTINEAVEMAKKYSTAESGKFVNGVLGTVLKQTLKANFDPKTAPADPDLGEAERIFRAPKVEPEEETIEADSEQGKLVNRFGWTIKQ